One window from the genome of Toxotes jaculatrix isolate fToxJac2 chromosome 17, fToxJac2.pri, whole genome shotgun sequence encodes:
- the LOC121197505 gene encoding uncharacterized protein C14orf132 isoform X2, whose amino-acid sequence MDLSFMAAQIPVMTGAFMDSSPNDDYSGEHSLFNSSASVHAAASAASVQGQQDESQSMSSDAIWLWIAIVATIGNIVVVGVVYACTF is encoded by the coding sequence ATCCCAGTTATGACGGGAGCCTTCATGGACTCCTCACCCAATGACGACTACAGCGGCGAACACTCGCTCTTCAACTCCTCGGCCAGCGTCCACGCCGCTGCTTCGGCCGCCTCGGTACAGGGCCAGCAGGATGAGTCGCAATCCATGTCCAGCGATGCCATCTGGCTCTGGATCGCCATTGTTGCCACGATCGGAAACATAGTGGTGGTGGGCGTTGTCTACGCCTGCACTTTCTGA